AGTAATAAAGATGAATTATTTAGTTGTTATATATAAACATTTACTTTTATTCTTAAAGAAGGATAAATTGCTTTCATTTATTTTATTAATAATAAATTTGATTACTTTTATTTCGATTTTTACTTTATACGCTTTATATATGCCGCACCTTAGAGTTAACTCAATAGATAATGCAAGCTACCGTTACTTCGATTATAAATTAGGAGAAGTTTCATCAAATTATGAGGCAGTCGACAATATATCTATAGAAAATCCTCTTTCTAGTCTATGGATATCTGGTCAAATAGAAGTTGATAATACAATGATATCTTTCTCTTCAGAGTATATTTCGCCTAGAGATGGCGAGTATACGCCAAACCTTGTTTCCAAAAATTTAAAAGAAAATGAGGTACTAGTAAGAAATATTGGAGAGCTAGGTTTAAGTATAGGCGAGATATTTACACATAAGAATAATAATTTAAAAGTTGTAGGATACTCTAATTTAGCAGAAGTAACATTTTCTTATAAATATTTAATGAATGAACAAGTAGATTTTGATAACATTACTTTTTGGACTCAAAATGTTTTGACAGGGAACTCGTATAAGGCACTTAATAATTTTGTAAATAAAAACTTCAAGGTAGCTGATAGTACAACAGGAATAGATATTTTATCAAGACAGATGCAAGAAACCCCAATATTATTGGTAGCAATATCAATATTTTATATCATATCTATGATTTCCTTTGCTTATGTTTTGTTTTTTGTTTTTGAAAGACAAAGCTATAATTTTTGGGTTTATGGAATTTTAGGTTTATCGAGGAAAGCAAGTTTAATACTAAGTATTATTAGCCATATCATCTTTACATTGATGAGTTATCTTATAGCTTGTTTCTTGCATATTTTATTCTGGGAAAGTTTTTTCAAAAATTTTACAACAACAGGCATTAGAGGCTTTTCATTAATTGATTACGTAATTATTTTTATTCTTCTATTGATAGTTTCATTAATTCTATTTATACCAAAATATATAACAATAGCACGAGCATCTTTGGCTACTAGTGAAGGAAGGTTTAGAAATGAACTATAGAACATTAAAAATGTTTTTATACAAACAAAAATTAGCTATGGTTTTTAGTTTCGTATTTCTTGCTTTAGGATTGCTTAGTTTAGCAATGACTTTTGCTAAATATAATTACTTGACTAAAAATTTTACAGAGTTTAAAAAGTTAAATTTCAAACCTGCTTATTATATATATCTTTCAGACGAAGATAATACTGAAAAGATTAAAGAAGTAAAAGAAAATTTAGAAAAATATGATTTCGTTGAAAAAGTGATTGCTATAAAACGACCAAGGATCATTTTCCCAAGAGGCTCTTACATGGGAGAAAAGTTCAGCGATTATAGATTAATAAGTTTAGAAGATATGAACTTGTTGTTGCAGAATAATGTAAAAATACCTGATGATATTATAAATAATTTTGAAACTGATACTGTTTATGCTATTGCTCCTTATGAATATGATATGAATAAAGGTTCTGAATTTAAGCTAAATTTGAATGAAAAAGAAATTAACTTCAGAGTAATTGCAAGACAGTCTGAAGGTCAAATGCATTTAAATTTAAATTCAATAAGTAATATTTTAAGTGTTGATAGTATTTTTGCGGATAAACCAGATGTGGTATACATTTATGATCCAAATAATATATTATCTGATAAAGTATTTATTGAACCAGGGATGATTATTAATTTTAGTGACAAGGTCAAAGATAATGAAAAAAGTTTTATTATTGATTATTTAAAATCAATGGGTGTTATTGCGGTTTATGACATAGAAAATATGTTGCAAGCTTCAAATTATGTTATAAATCTATCTGCAAAAAGACAATTAACAATTCCAATAGTATTATGTATTGCTGCTTTTGTTATGTTTCAAAGTTTAACTGTATTGAGATTCCATAAATTAAAAAATAGGATAATGATATTTAGAATATTGGGAATGAGTAAGAGTAAGATATTTCTAGGGTTAAATTTTTGGTCAAGTTTATTAGTGTTAATAGCTAATTTTTTCACAATAATTTTTGTAATCTGGCTTAAGAACATGCCAGATGAATCATATTGGAAACAAGCAGTATTATTTGATAGTACAATCTTTAAAATAATTTTAATCTTTAGCTTGTTTTTGCTTTTGATTCAATATTTTATAAATCTTAATTTGGTCACAAAAAATAATTTTGATAGAAAAAGTGAGGAATAGTAGTGAAGATGGATAATCCTAGTAAACCTTTAATAAAAATGACAAATATAAGTAAAATATACAAAAACAATAAATTTAATAAAGTAGAAGCTTTAAATAACTTAAATTTAACTGTATATCCTGGAGATTTCATATCTATTAAGGGCGCTTCAGGTTCAGGAAAAAGTACATTATTAAATATAATAGGTTTTTTAGATAATCAGACAGATGGAGATTATTTATTTAATGGTATAAATACAAAAACGATAAATGACTCTAGAAAAAGTGATCTAAGAAACAAAAATATTGCTTTTATTTTACAAGATTTTGGGTTAATAGAAGATGAGACAGCATTGTATAATGTTTGCTTACCTCTATTATTTACAGATGTGAAAATAAAAGATATTAAGAAAAGGTCAAAAAATTTATTAATTAAGTTAGGTCTGGGAAATTATAAGCATCACTTAGTAAAAAATTTATCTGGTGGGCAAAAACAAAGAGTTGCTATAGCTAGAGCTCTTGTAATTGAACCCGATCTAATATTAGCTGATGAACCTACAGGATCGTTGGATAGTAAAACTGGTGCTGAAATTATGAAATTACTAAAAGATTTAAATTTAGAGAAAGAGGTAACTATTATTTTAGTAACACATGATGAAGAAATTTCTAATTATGCGAAGATAAAAAAATATATGCATGATGGAGATTTTATATAGACTAGATCTGATCTGTGTTAGCATTAAAGTATAAATTATTTATATATATATTAGTATAATTTCATTAGTTCTACATAGTAATCAAATGATTTTAAATTCTGATATTGGAATAGATATACTTTAGCCAATTGCCCATAGAACACTTCATCAATAAACACCTGGCGTTAACAGATACATATATGCAAGACTAACAGGGAGGGAAGAAATTCCCTCCCTTCCTATATATTTGAATGTAAGTTAAAATAAATTACAAAAAGTGTGGTAGAAGTTTTTGCTTTCTGCTATACAGGAATACAATATATTCATATACAAGGAGGACATTTAAAATAATGCTTACATCAATTAGATTAAATGAAGAAACCTCTAATAGACTGGATAAGCTATCTAAGCACAATGGTAAGTCTAAAGCTTTTTATTTACGTCAGTTGATCGAAGATGGTTTAGGCAAACTAGAATATGAGTATGAAATTTTACAAGATATCGAAGACTACAGAAAAGGTAAGACTAAAACATACACTCTAGAAGAAATGGAAAACTATTCCGCTTTAACAGATTAATACACAGAAATTTAGGTAAAACAATATGATAGAAATATTAAAAAATAAGAAAAAAGAAAGCATATTTATTTGTGTTTTGATATCCATATCACAATTATTAAGGACAGTAGGTGCAGCTTTAAACGCATTTGCTTTAACCAGTTTAATTGCACTGGATTTCAGACAATTTATTTTATATGAGGTTTATTTACTAGGAGTTTGGTTAGTTATAATAGCGTTAGACAGTTCAGCTAATATTTATAAGATGAAATTTTGTCAAGAAATAGCTGTCGATATACGATCTAAAATTACTAGTAGCTTAGAGCAATTAGAATATAGAGAGTATAACCAAAATAGTGTAGGAACATACATTTCATGGTTAACGAATGACATAAATATAATTAATGAGAAAGGGACATTAAAATTTTTTGATATAGTCAAAGGTGTCACAGGAACAATATTTTCTGTAATAGCTCTGTTTGCTTATCATTGGTCACTAGTCTTAGTTACGTTTATATCCTTGTTAGTAATGTTAGCCATACCTAAAATTTTTAGAAGAAAAGTTGAAACAGCTAGTAAAAAGTCGTCAGTTGCTAATGAGGAATTTGTAGCTAGATCAGAAGATATTCTTTCTGGATATAATGTATTATTGAATTACAATCAGCAACAAAATTTAACCGAAAAGATCAAAAGCTATTCTATTGCTCTGATGAATGTTTTATTTAATCAGGCTAAAATTGAGGCAAAAGTTTTTGCAGCAGGATTTACAGGAAATATCTTTTTTCAAATTCTAATTACTGCATTCACAGGAGCTCTAGCATTCAAGGGAATTGTAACTATTGGAACAATAGAGGCAACGGGTGCTTTAACTGGAGTTATATTTTCTTCACTGGGAGATTTGTCTAATCAAATTTCATCTATAGATAGTGTGAAACCTATTCTAGAAAAATTCAAGCATATAAGTAATATTTCTACTGCAGATGCAAATCGTGATAACTTAGAGAATTATTCAAGAGAAATAGACTCTCAAAATAGTTCTGCTGATGTAGTTTATCAAGTAGAAAATTTAGCATATAACTATGGTGAAAAATTAGTATTCGAAAATATGCAATTTACATTCGAGAAAAATAAAAAGTATTTAATACTAGGAAAAAGTGGAAGTGGCAAGAGTACCTTACTTAAATTATTAATTTCTTATTATGATGATTATCAAGGTAGCATTAAGTTTTATGGACAAGAAATAAATACAATTCCTAAGGGAGTTATGCGTTCTAATGTGCTTTACTTAGAGCAACAGCCATACTTATTCAATGATACAGTTAGAGCGAATATCTGCTTAGGGGAGCACTTTTCAGATCATGAGATTGTATCTGCGTTAAATGAATCCGGATTAATTTGTACAGAAGAATTTTTGGATTTTGCTGTAGGTAAATTAGGCAGTAGATTGTCAGGAGGACAAAGGCAAAGATTGGCTCTTGCGAGAGGAATAATAAGGGGCAAGAGAATTGTACTAATGGATGAAGTTACGTCAGCTTTGGACAAAGAAACAGCACTTACAGTTGAAAATAACATTTTGTCAAATGAGAACTTAACTGTTATTGCAATTAGCCACACACCTCATAAAGAAACCATTAATTTATACGATGAAATTTATGAGTTCCCAGAAAAATCATAGTGGTAATAGATGCTTTATTAGATTGAAATTTATACTTGGAAATGAAGCTTCACATGATAACTTGTTGGAAGTGCTAGTTTCGTGTAAAATAAAATTAAATATTGAGGAAAATTCACCTAAATGGTAGTAGTGACAGTTTTCATAAGCTGATATTAATTTTTTGTAGAGTAGTATTTGTTGTATAGCTAAATGTATTTGTAGAGAAAAATTATCTTACATGTGAGTCTGTAAAACGACCTTGATTACAAAAGTTTATAATTCAAGAACTATAAAAAGGATTTTCAAATGAGAAGTGAATTCAAATGGTTTAGTAAAAATGGTAGGCTAATAAAATCTTCATTGTTACTTTTTATTATGTTTGCCGTTTATACTTTTAGTCTAGTCAACGCAGTATTATTTATGCAAAGTCAATATGGAATGGCTAATATGCAATATGAAACAAGTAATAATGATCTATACTTGTTCTATGCATATTCTCCTTATAATGTTTCGTATTCACCTGTATATTGGATAGTTGCCAATCTTTTGTTAGATTTTATAATACCACTTATCCTTGCGTTCTTTTTCGTGGACATTAATTTTAAATTTGAATCTAGTAAGTTATCCAATGTATTAATTATAAAAACAAAAAAGTATTATGTTTTAAGACAATTTTTATCTGTGTTCATTTCTTCTTTTGCAGTTTTATTCGTAGCAATTATAGCTCAAGGATTGTTAGGAGTTATTGTAAATGAAATAATTAAACCTTTTGGAAATAGCATTATTCCTAAACTTGGTGTAGCACTAGAATTAGTATATTCTAGTTTAAAAGTATCATTATACTTCGCAAGCTTAACCTCATTAGGATTTAGTGTAAGTTTATACCTTGGAAAATTATTTCCAATATCATATGTAATTCCGATGGTAGCGAATGTGATATTAGTTTTAGCATTTCCTTCTAATGTACCATCAAAACTAGGATTTATAGATGATGGACTAAGATCTAATCAAAACCTAATATGGTTATTTATTAGTGCGATATTCCTTGTATCGTTAATAATGATTCTTCCAAAGGTTTTTAGGAAAGACGAGATATGATTAAATATGTTTTAAACTTCAATAAAATACTAAGAAATAAATTATTTTTAACAATAATTATAGATTTATTTGGAGTTATATTTTGTAGAAAATTTATCATCTCAGAATATGTATATTTAGTCTCTTTAATCTTTGTACAGAGTCCAATAATTCTAGCTCTAGATGTAATTAAAATAAAAATACAAGAAAATTTAATGGTTTTTATTAGACAAGAGAGATTATGTAAATATATTAGTAATATTTTCTTTGTTATACAAATTAGCGTTATATTTGGATTAATTAATAGCATACTATTGTTTGAATTTGTGAAGATGTATTTTTGGCAATCAGTTCTTATGAATGTCTTATTTTCAATAATCCTAATATTGTTTTTTGAAAATATCAGACCTGTAGTAAAAAATAGTTGGGGGATAATATTTACTCTAACTTTGTTGATTACAGATTTTATTGTATTTGTTGGTGACTATAATAATAAATATAGCATAGTGAAAAGAGTTTATACTCCGAATCAAAACAATGGAGTAGTTTATTTTATTGTTTTAGTCGTGATATTGTTAAGTATTTTAATTTTAGAAGATGTTTTATTTATAGATAAGGACATAATCGAAGATGATAGAAGTTAAAAGAAAATACAAAATTATTAAAGATCTTCTATTTTTAATAACTATTCCCTTAATATTTACTATTATTATTAGGGTGCTACTAATTACATATTTCTATTATTCTTTTAAAGAATATGAGATTTTTCTGAAATGGACTTACCTTGCTTACCCTTTCGATATTAACAATGCAGAAATAGGAAATAGTTTTCTAATAGTATTTCTACATTTTGGTTTTGCATTAATCCCAAGCTTTATTTCTCTGACGCTAACAAAGATTAATAATGAATTTTACTTGAAATGGCACTTTTTACAGACAAAACAATTAGATAAGATAATATTATTAGAACTCCAAAAGAGCTTTGTGTTTTCTTTAATATTAGAGATAATTACTATAATTATTTTAAATTACTTTTTTGATCTTAGTTTACAGATGTCAATTAGATATGTTCTGTTCCAAATGCTTACTCTTCTTACAAACTTACTTGTGGTGCAGTTTATTGAACATGCAGTAGGTTGGGACTATAAAATTATATGGCTAATGTATATATTTAGTATTTATATATTTGTAAGTGTATTTAATAATAATTGGATTAAAGTTCTAGGTGCATTGTATCCAATAATGTCATTAAGATTTGGACAGAAAAGTTTATTCATGATTTTTATTTGTAATATTTCATTAATTTTTATTTTATATAAATTATGTATAAATCAAAAAAAGAAAAAAGATTATTTGGGAGGGTAAAGCTTATGCCATATATTGAAGTGAAGAACTACAGTAAAACATTGAAAAAAAGATTAGTTTTAGACGATGCGAACTTGGAAGTTGTAAAAGGTGAGGTGGTAGGACTTTATGGAAGAAATGGATCTGGAAAAACCATGCTTCTCAGAGCTATAGCAGGTTTAATTTTACCTGATGAAGGAATGGTTCTTGTAAATGGTGTAGAGTTAAAAGGATCAAATAGGTTTCCTAAAAGTTGTGGACTTATAATTGAAACTTTGGAGTTTTGGGATAATCTCGATGCTAAATCAACGCTAGAAGTTATTTCAGCTGTCAATAATATAGCAAGCGAAGATGATATAGCTAGAGCATTGGCAAGGGTTGGTTTAGATCCAAATGATAAAACCAAAGTTAAAAAATTCTCTTTAGGAATGAAACAAAAGTTAGCAATAGCACAGGCAATTTTTGAAAAACCAGATCTGCTACTTCTAGATGAACCTACTAATTCGCTAGATAAAGAATCTAGAGATAATTTTGTAAAAATAATTAAAGAGGAAAAAGAACGCGGTTGTACGATAATAATTTCCAGCCATATCATGGAAGATCTTAATAATTGTTGCGATAGAATAGTAGAGATAGAATCAGGAAAGATAAGGAATTAACTTAAATAATGATAGACTCTTTGCGAAAATAATCGTGCGAAAATCGTGCGAAATCGTGAGAGCCTAATAAGAAAAGTCGATGATTAAAAGGTAATTTACGAAAATAATCGTGCGAAAATAGATTTAAAAATAATTGATTATATTAAATCACCAAAATAAATAACCATACGGAGTGTGAATGAATATATTTAGTATCATCAAGTCAGAGTGGAAGAAGAATTTAATACACATGTTTGTGATCTTATTAGGTTCTTTGGCAACAACGTCTTTTGGACTTGCAAGTTCTAATTTACTTACGGCAGTTTCAGAAAAGAATATAAATATGTCCAAAACCTGGATAATTATCATGTTAATAAGTTCATTTATTTGGAGCTTGCAGATTTTTCTTGAAGCTATTAGCGAAAGAAGAACTATTGAAGCGATGAACTTTAATATAAGATCTGAAATTAGTGAAAAGATTATGAGCCTTTCATATGCTGATTTTCATGAGAATGAAGAAACAGATTATGTATCTTGGCTTATAAATGACATTTCAACCATTGATCAATTTGGTTTTGGAAACCTATATATGATTGTCTACCAGATATTTACCATATTATTAGGTGCATATATACTTATAGATTTTCATTTTTCTATTATTGTAACAATATTGCTTTTATCAGTTCTCATGTTTATAGTACCAAGATTTTTCACCAAAAAACTTAATGAACAAATGCTTGCTGTCACAGAATCTAATGAGAAATTGACTACTTCATATAGTGATGTTTTAAATGGTTATGATGCTCTTTCAGTATTGGATAGGAAAAAGTATTTTCAAAATGCGATAGAACTTGGATCTAATAATGTGGCACTAGAAAAATATAAATATGCAAAGATTGCAGGTGGATTAAGTTCAAGCTCTAATGGTATCAGCTTGTTAAGCCAAGTGATTTTGTTAGCTCAAGCTGTATATTTAGTATTCGTTTATAACGTAGATATTGGAATAATTACCGCATGTACTTATTTTGGTAGTTTTATTTTTGCTAATTTAGTCGGAATCAATGCTAATTGGATTGAATTTAAAAGCGTAGATAAAATATTTGAAAAATTTAATAATAAAACTAAACATACAAACCATCACTCAGAGAGAAAAGTTAAAGAGTTAGAAAACTCAATAGTGCTTAAAGATATAACTTACCAGTATGAAAAAGATAATGAAGAAAAAGTTTTATTCAGTAATTTGAATTTGGAAATTAAGAAGAACAAAAAACATGTTATTTTAGGTGATTCAGGTACTGGTAAATCAACAATTTTAAACATTATTTTGGGAAGACTAAGTCCTATTGCAGGTCAAGCTTTGTACGATGGTGTTGATTACAATGAATTAAACCAGGAATCTTTACAACGACAAATTCTTTATTTGGATCAACGCCCATACATATTTAATGACACCATATATAATAATTTAACTTTGGGTGAAAAATATACTGATGAGGAAATCGAGAGAGTTCTGAAAAAGTTTCACCTAGATAAATGGGTAAAAAGCAGAAAAGACGGTATTAATACAGAAATAAGCTATAATAGTAAAAATATGTCAGGAGGAGAAAGACAGAAGCTTGTTCTAGCAAGAGGCCTATTAGCGGATAGAAGAATTATTCTAATGGACGAAGCGACCTCAGCAATTGACAAAAATACTGCATTAGAAATTGAGAAGCTCATAACGACTGATCCTGATTTGACAGTTGTAATGGTTACGCATAATCTAAGAAGTGAGATTTCAAAGCTTGTAGATTTTACTTTTAATTTATAATAAGGAATTTACCCAAGTATTTAGCCATGTATAAGCTGAAACATAGTGATAATGGGTGTTGTAGGATTTATTAATAGACCCCAGTATTGCCCATCATTTACAAAACCTGTAGCTATCGAAGCTAGCAGGTTTTTGTCTTGTTCAGCGCGTGGATTTGAGTGTAGAATTTTTAGATATTTTAGTGTCTCATTTTCTTGTTCTTCAAAGATTACATTTCCACGCAAAGAACTTGATCCTTGCATTGACATTAATTGATGTCTTAATGATAATAAAAGAAATGTGGTAGAATCATCGCCCAACAAAAAATGGTTCAAATACAAAATCATCTTTACCGATATTATCCAAGTTCAGTCTGTAAATACCTGAAGTGGAGCTGTCTTCAGTTAGAACTTCTATGAAAATATAATTATCGTCCATTCCGACAATCATTCCAGAACCTTCTGGCGGTGTAACTTCAGCTAGTATAATACCTTTATAATCTAGTATTTGTAGCACTCTTTCATTAGCAAGTTTGCCCAAGAACCATGTTATGTTATCTAGGCAAAGATAACTATTGTAACCATTTAATATACCTGATTCATGGAAATTATCGGCTAACTTGGTCTTTTCTATTACTTTTCCGTCGGAATTTGCTTTAACTAGATATTTTTCAGGAAATTGGATTTTGTTATTATTAAGGATCGCAAATTGTTCATCGTGACTTAGTTCAAGAAGTTCTTTGTCTATCTCGTTGTAAATGTACATATATCCATCTTTTGCTGGTACCATGTCGGAACTTGTTAGTACTTTGTCAGAATTATTTGATTGTATTTGAACAGCGTTTTCTATATCAAGGGTATCAAGATCGCATATCTTTTTTGTTACATTGCTAATTAACATTACTTCATGCCCTTGCTCTTTTCTGGTGAGAGTATAATCAGAAAAATGGAGCTTATCACCAATAAATTTCATTGACTCGACATAACCTGGGCCACTACCTTTATAAATAAGTTCTTGTTCGGAACTCGTGTTAGATATAGGCACTCTTTCAACCTTATAAGAGAGATTATTCAATTCTGTTTGTTCTATATCACCCGATCTTAATTTATCCATTAGCTCCCAGATGTCTGAGGTGGAAAAATAAAAATAATCATTATGAACAAAAGCACTATAAAGTTCTTTTGGGGAAACAAATAGTTCTTTCTGACCACTTCCGTCTATCCTGACTTCATACAGACAGTCCTGATAAATTTCTTCGATGCTTGTGTTCTGAGAAGCTTCATTATTTTTTTTAGAAGCTAACACATATAGATTACCATTGTTGTATTGAACTGTGCGAGGAGAGTTGAAAAAGGCATTGCTTTGAACTGCACCCCAAAATCCGGACACAGAAGTGAAAGGATGGAGGGGTAAATTTATGCCTAAATATAGTGATGAATTCAAATTAGAAGTAATTAAAGATTACTTAAGTGGTAAGAATGGAGGGAGTGTTTTAATCGCTAAAAAATATGGAGTTCCAGTAAGAACAGTTAATAATTGGATTAATTGGTACAACGCACGTGGTAAACATGGATTGATCAAGAAACTTACTACTAAAAGTTATAGTAGCGATTTTAAGCTTTCGGTAATAAAATATAGAGAGATAAATAAATGTTCATACCGAGAAGCAGCAGAACATTTCGGCGTTACTAATGGTGCAATTGTATATACATGGGCCAAAAAATATGAAGAGAAAGGCTTCTCTGGTTTGGAAGGAAAACAAGGAAGGTCCCGAAAAGTGTCAAAGAGTAAAAATCCAAAACCATTAAACGAGAGTGAGCGTGAAGAGTTAATACGCTTACGCGAAGAGGTAAAGTATCTTAAATTAAAAGAAATTTACAAAAAAAAGTTAGAAGCCTTGCTGGAAGAGATGGACGAGGGAGAATACCAGCCAAGGCCAAAACAAAAGTAATTCTAGAGTTACAAGTAGAGTTTCCAAAAATCCAGTTAAAAATTTGGTTAAGCTTAGCGGAGCTACCACGTTCTTCTTACTACGAATGGAAAAACAAGCTAGATAAACCTGTAGATAAAGACAAAGAGATAGTATTAGCAATAGTGCAGGTTGTAAAAGAATCTAG
Above is a window of Fastidiosipila sanguinis DNA encoding:
- a CDS encoding ABC transporter ATP-binding protein, coding for MDNPSKPLIKMTNISKIYKNNKFNKVEALNNLNLTVYPGDFISIKGASGSGKSTLLNIIGFLDNQTDGDYLFNGINTKTINDSRKSDLRNKNIAFILQDFGLIEDETALYNVCLPLLFTDVKIKDIKKRSKNLLIKLGLGNYKHHLVKNLSGGQKQRVAIARALVIEPDLILADEPTGSLDSKTGAEIMKLLKDLNLEKEVTIILVTHDEEISNYAKIKKYMHDGDFI
- the relB gene encoding type II toxin-antitoxin system RelB family antitoxin, with translation MLTSIRLNEETSNRLDKLSKHNGKSKAFYLRQLIEDGLGKLEYEYEILQDIEDYRKGKTKTYTLEEMENYSALTD
- a CDS encoding ABC transporter ATP-binding protein; the protein is MIEILKNKKKESIFICVLISISQLLRTVGAALNAFALTSLIALDFRQFILYEVYLLGVWLVIIALDSSANIYKMKFCQEIAVDIRSKITSSLEQLEYREYNQNSVGTYISWLTNDINIINEKGTLKFFDIVKGVTGTIFSVIALFAYHWSLVLVTFISLLVMLAIPKIFRRKVETASKKSSVANEEFVARSEDILSGYNVLLNYNQQQNLTEKIKSYSIALMNVLFNQAKIEAKVFAAGFTGNIFFQILITAFTGALAFKGIVTIGTIEATGALTGVIFSSLGDLSNQISSIDSVKPILEKFKHISNISTADANRDNLENYSREIDSQNSSADVVYQVENLAYNYGEKLVFENMQFTFEKNKKYLILGKSGSGKSTLLKLLISYYDDYQGSIKFYGQEINTIPKGVMRSNVLYLEQQPYLFNDTVRANICLGEHFSDHEIVSALNESGLICTEEFLDFAVGKLGSRLSGGQRQRLALARGIIRGKRIVLMDEVTSALDKETALTVENNILSNENLTVIAISHTPHKETINLYDEIYEFPEKS
- a CDS encoding ABC transporter ATP-binding protein, which translates into the protein MPYIEVKNYSKTLKKRLVLDDANLEVVKGEVVGLYGRNGSGKTMLLRAIAGLILPDEGMVLVNGVELKGSNRFPKSCGLIIETLEFWDNLDAKSTLEVISAVNNIASEDDIARALARVGLDPNDKTKVKKFSLGMKQKLAIAQAIFEKPDLLLLDEPTNSLDKESRDNFVKIIKEEKERGCTIIISSHIMEDLNNCCDRIVEIESGKIRN
- a CDS encoding ATP-binding cassette domain-containing protein, which translates into the protein MNIFSIIKSEWKKNLIHMFVILLGSLATTSFGLASSNLLTAVSEKNINMSKTWIIIMLISSFIWSLQIFLEAISERRTIEAMNFNIRSEISEKIMSLSYADFHENEETDYVSWLINDISTIDQFGFGNLYMIVYQIFTILLGAYILIDFHFSIIVTILLLSVLMFIVPRFFTKKLNEQMLAVTESNEKLTTSYSDVLNGYDALSVLDRKKYFQNAIELGSNNVALEKYKYAKIAGGLSSSSNGISLLSQVILLAQAVYLVFVYNVDIGIITACTYFGSFIFANLVGINANWIEFKSVDKIFEKFNNKTKHTNHHSERKVKELENSIVLKDITYQYEKDNEEKVLFSNLNLEIKKNKKHVILGDSGTGKSTILNIILGRLSPIAGQALYDGVDYNELNQESLQRQILYLDQRPYIFNDTIYNNLTLGEKYTDEEIERVLKKFHLDKWVKSRKDGINTEISYNSKNMSGGERQKLVLARGLLADRRIILMDEATSAIDKNTALEIEKLITTDPDLTVVMVTHNLRSEISKLVDFTFNL
- a CDS encoding helix-turn-helix domain-containing protein gives rise to the protein MPKYSDEFKLEVIKDYLSGKNGGSVLIAKKYGVPVRTVNNWINWYNARGKHGLIKKLTTKSYSSDFKLSVIKYREINKCSYREAAEHFGVTNGAIVYTWAKKYEEKGFSGLEGKQGRSRKVSKSKNPKPLNESEREELIRLREEVKYLKLKEIYKKKLEALLEEMDEGEYQPRPKQK